The following proteins are encoded in a genomic region of Bernardetia sp. MNP-M8:
- a CDS encoding TonB-dependent receptor translates to MGNLLTSSFKLSLLVLLFLSSSSFSAFAQTNSHSITGTAESDNGEAVSFAAVGLMNVSDSSLAKASVADADGNFRFVDVRNGDYFVIVTSVGYQKFTSNTISVTENSAKEININKFVIQSNNVLDAVEITAKKPMVEVLADKTVFNVEGTIAASGSSGLEVLRKAPGVILDNNNGIIVEGKSGIQVYIDGKRSVLQGEDLTNYLNTLQASDIESIEIITQPSSKYDAAGSAGILNIKLKKNKNFGTNGTVSLGYSVWDNQRYNSSLSLNNRTKKTNTFLTYSNRFGETGRFLNLYRTQNNLIFDARSEGIIDESSHNIKLGTDIFASSKSTFGVLLNGNFSNMDFDNKTRTPISSQTTKEVSQVLVAESLNQRDFYNLLGNLNYRYEDTTGHTFNVDVDYGQYKNDGKTYQPNLYYDGNEQTLLSSLVYEMVMPVTIDIFTFKTDYEQNFLKGKLGIGIKTSMVNTDNTFDFYDETDGVRVLNENKSNNFIYEEIVNAAYFNYNRRWKKMNVQFGLRAEHTKSDGKLNSTQDENNERVKRDYLNLFPSGGFTYTANKNNSFGLTYSRRIERPNYQNLNPFEQQLDELTLRKGNAFLQPQYTDNIKFSHTYKYTLNTSISYSYINDFFGQVTTSRDERRSVIQEQNIATQETWSFNLSYPFEINKWWNAFISVNAYNSSYKGKTDEFVSISQSTLNFYGQNSFSLPKGYKFEVSGWYNSPSVWGGTYQTKSLGAMDLAIQKSFLEDKLSFRMSMSDVFFTSPWRGDTQFGDVLIQGGGGWESRQIRVNLSYNFGNNQVKSARKRKTGAEDESNRVGG, encoded by the coding sequence ATGGGAAACTTACTTACCTCTTCTTTCAAATTATCTTTATTAGTATTATTATTTTTATCTTCATCTTCATTTTCTGCTTTTGCTCAAACTAATTCTCATTCTATCACAGGAACAGCAGAATCTGATAATGGAGAAGCAGTTTCATTTGCAGCCGTCGGACTGATGAATGTTTCTGACTCTTCTCTTGCCAAAGCCTCTGTAGCTGATGCAGATGGGAATTTTAGATTTGTCGATGTCAGAAATGGAGATTATTTTGTCATCGTAACCAGCGTAGGTTATCAAAAATTTACTTCTAACACTATTTCAGTTACTGAAAATTCTGCTAAAGAAATTAATATAAATAAATTTGTTATTCAAAGTAATAATGTACTAGATGCTGTTGAAATTACTGCCAAAAAGCCAATGGTAGAAGTTTTGGCTGATAAAACTGTTTTTAATGTGGAGGGAACAATCGCTGCATCTGGAAGCTCAGGTTTAGAAGTTTTGAGAAAAGCTCCAGGTGTAATTTTGGATAATAATAATGGAATTATTGTAGAAGGAAAAAGTGGTATTCAGGTATATATTGATGGCAAACGCTCAGTTTTGCAAGGTGAGGATTTGACTAATTATCTCAACACTTTACAGGCTTCTGATATTGAAAGTATAGAAATTATTACTCAACCTTCTTCAAAATATGATGCAGCAGGAAGTGCAGGTATTTTGAATATTAAACTCAAAAAAAATAAAAACTTTGGAACAAATGGAACGGTAAGTTTGGGTTATTCAGTTTGGGACAATCAGCGTTATAATAGTTCGCTTTCATTGAATAATCGTACTAAAAAAACAAATACATTTCTTACTTATAGCAATCGTTTTGGAGAAACAGGACGTTTTCTTAATCTTTACAGAACACAAAACAACCTTATTTTTGATGCTCGTTCGGAAGGTATAATCGATGAAAGCAGCCATAATATAAAATTAGGTACAGATATTTTTGCAAGTAGCAAAAGTACATTTGGTGTTTTGCTCAATGGTAATTTTAGTAATATGGATTTTGATAACAAAACAAGAACTCCTATTAGCAGTCAAACAACAAAGGAAGTTTCACAGGTTTTGGTAGCCGAAAGTTTGAATCAAAGAGATTTTTATAATCTACTTGGAAACCTAAACTATCGCTATGAAGACACCACAGGACATACTTTTAATGTAGATGTAGATTATGGACAGTACAAAAATGATGGAAAAACCTATCAACCAAATCTTTATTATGATGGAAATGAACAAACGTTGCTTTCTAGTTTGGTTTATGAAATGGTAATGCCTGTTACGATTGATATTTTTACTTTTAAGACAGACTATGAACAAAACTTCTTGAAAGGAAAATTGGGAATTGGAATCAAAACTTCAATGGTAAACACAGACAATACATTTGATTTTTATGACGAAACAGATGGAGTTAGAGTTTTAAATGAAAATAAGAGTAATAATTTCATTTATGAAGAAATTGTCAATGCAGCTTATTTCAATTATAATAGAAGATGGAAAAAAATGAATGTTCAATTTGGCTTACGTGCCGAACATACAAAATCAGATGGAAAACTCAATAGTACACAAGATGAAAACAACGAAAGAGTCAAACGAGATTATCTAAATCTTTTCCCTAGTGGAGGATTTACCTATACTGCTAATAAAAATAACTCTTTTGGTTTGACATATAGCCGAAGAATAGAACGACCAAATTATCAAAACTTGAATCCGTTTGAACAGCAATTAGATGAACTGACTTTGAGAAAAGGAAATGCCTTTTTACAACCTCAATATACAGACAACATTAAATTTTCACATACTTACAAATACACATTAAATACATCTATAAGTTATAGTTATATTAATGATTTTTTTGGACAAGTAACAACCTCAAGAGACGAGCGCAGAAGTGTAATTCAAGAACAAAATATTGCAACACAAGAAACATGGAGTTTTAATTTGAGCTATCCTTTTGAAATAAATAAATGGTGGAATGCTTTTATAAGTGTAAATGCTTATAACAGTTCATATAAAGGAAAGACAGATGAATTTGTTTCTATTTCTCAAAGTACACTTAATTTCTATGGACAAAACTCATTTTCATTGCCAAAAGGCTATAAATTTGAAGTTTCGGGTTGGTACAATTCACCTTCTGTTTGGGGAGGAACGTATCAGACAAAAAGTTTGGGAGCAATGGATTTGGCTATTCAGAAGAGCTTTTTGGAAGACAAACTCTCTTTCAGAATGTCTATGAGTGATGTGTTTTTTACTTCGCCTTGGCGTGGAGATACGCAGTTTGGAGATGTCTTGATTCAAGGAGGAGGAGGCTGGGAAAGCCGTCAGATTAGAGTAAACTTGAGTTATAACTTTGGAAATAATCAAGTAAAATCGGCTCGCAAAAGAAAAACTGGTGCAGAAGATGAAAGTAATCGTGTTGGTGGATAA
- the coaBC gene encoding bifunctional phosphopantothenoylcysteine decarboxylase/phosphopantothenate--cysteine ligase CoaBC, whose translation MTTIPTSKNPVDNSINHLQNKKILLGVCGSISAYKSALLVRLLVKQGCEVQVIMTKSASDFITPLTLATLSKKPVLIDFIKNKEGVWNNHVDLGLWADAFIIAPASENTIAKLANGLCDNLLSATYLSARCPVFVAPAMDLDMYQHPSTLRNLEYLKSYGNILIEATHGELASGLIGQGRLEEPENIVSFLNEFFENYQEKETVIKEFEPPYLPLQGKKITLTAGATREAIDPVRYLTNHSTGKMGYAIAEGAQKLGAEVTLISTSTLDNPKDVNVVKIGSADEMLLAVETVFQETDIFIFAAAVADYRPLEVATQKIKKEEGIDKMVIELTKNPDIAATIGAKKQSSQFLVGFALETNNELENAQSKLKKKNLDMIVLNSLQEKGAGFGHDTNKISIIDSKGKTDFELKSKTEVAQDILKTIIEKLDLRKNPVLEEPQVKEETQNPIPHKKFEINKEEEF comes from the coding sequence ATGACAACTATTCCAACCTCTAAAAATCCTGTTGATAATTCTATCAATCATTTACAAAACAAAAAAATACTCTTAGGTGTCTGTGGAAGTATTTCAGCTTATAAATCGGCTCTTTTGGTGCGCCTTTTGGTCAAACAAGGCTGTGAAGTACAGGTCATTATGACAAAATCGGCATCTGATTTTATTACGCCTCTTACCCTTGCTACGCTTTCAAAAAAACCTGTTTTAATTGATTTTATAAAAAACAAAGAAGGAGTTTGGAATAATCATGTTGATTTAGGACTTTGGGCAGATGCTTTTATTATTGCTCCAGCTTCTGAAAATACGATTGCAAAACTAGCGAATGGACTTTGTGATAATTTGCTTTCTGCGACGTATTTATCGGCTCGTTGTCCTGTTTTTGTTGCCCCTGCCATGGATTTGGATATGTATCAACATCCTTCTACACTTAGAAATTTAGAATATCTAAAAAGCTATGGAAATATTTTGATTGAAGCCACTCATGGCGAACTTGCAAGTGGACTTATAGGACAAGGAAGGCTAGAAGAACCTGAGAATATTGTTTCTTTCTTAAATGAGTTCTTTGAAAATTATCAAGAAAAAGAAACCGTTATAAAAGAATTTGAACCTCCTTATTTACCTTTACAAGGAAAAAAAATTACCCTTACAGCAGGTGCAACTCGTGAAGCCATCGACCCAGTTCGTTACTTGACCAACCATTCTACTGGCAAAATGGGGTATGCTATTGCAGAGGGAGCTCAAAAATTAGGTGCAGAAGTTACACTTATTTCTACCTCAACGCTTGACAACCCAAAAGATGTAAATGTTGTGAAAATTGGTTCGGCTGATGAAATGCTTTTGGCAGTCGAAACGGTTTTTCAAGAAACCGATATTTTTATTTTTGCTGCTGCCGTTGCCGATTATCGTCCTTTAGAAGTTGCTACTCAAAAAATAAAAAAAGAAGAAGGAATTGATAAAATGGTAATCGAACTTACCAAAAATCCAGATATTGCAGCTACTATTGGAGCAAAAAAACAAAGCAGTCAGTTTTTGGTAGGATTTGCACTTGAGACAAATAATGAATTAGAAAATGCTCAATCCAAACTCAAAAAGAAAAATTTGGATATGATTGTTCTTAATTCTTTGCAAGAAAAAGGCGCAGGTTTTGGACACGACACCAACAAAATCAGTATTATTGATTCAAAAGGAAAAACAGATTTTGAATTAAAATCTAAAACAGAAGTCGCACAAGATATTTTGAAAACGATTATTGAAAAACTAGATTTAAGGAAAAATCCTGTTTTAGAAGAACCACAGGTAAAAGAAGAAACTCAAAACCCAATTCCTCACAAGAAATTTGAGATAAATAAAGAGGAGGAGTTTTAA
- a CDS encoding EF-hand domain-containing protein — MTHLFHFFDRNEDGFIEPKELDQIVDNLAISEDENEQAHQKRLQQMFHRFWKQLIDAADENGDGKISLEEFVEVHEVLIADSSSYQRYVYPFIESLFHLIDLDKDKRWDKKEFTHFYSLCKQNQEYAEEAFSKMDANNDGYLSHLEVIFCFREFYLSNDKNATGNYFFGKMEG, encoded by the coding sequence ATGACTCATTTATTTCATTTCTTTGATAGAAATGAAGATGGTTTTATCGAACCCAAAGAATTGGATCAAATTGTTGATAATTTGGCTATTTCGGAAGATGAAAATGAACAAGCACATCAAAAGCGTCTGCAACAAATGTTTCATCGTTTTTGGAAACAACTCATTGATGCAGCTGATGAAAATGGTGATGGCAAAATTAGCTTAGAGGAGTTTGTAGAAGTTCATGAAGTTCTGATTGCAGATTCGTCTTCCTATCAGCGTTATGTCTATCCTTTTATCGAAAGTTTGTTTCATTTGATAGATTTAGATAAAGATAAACGTTGGGATAAGAAAGAATTTACACACTTTTACAGCCTTTGCAAACAAAACCAAGAGTATGCTGAAGAAGCATTTTCAAAAATGGATGCAAATAATGATGGTTATCTTTCTCATTTAGAAGTTATTTTTTGTTTTAGAGAATTTTATCTTTCGAATGATAAAAATGCAACAGGAAATTATTTTTTTGGTAAAATGGAAGGATAA
- a CDS encoding alpha/beta hydrolase, whose amino-acid sequence MKLKLPDGLSIYYEHHFIDDSKYTLVFLNGLSQSTLSWFPIVQVLKNQFNIVLIDQIFQGQSDQKGEYRSFEQHAADVNQVLEKINAKRIVPVGISYGGAVAMRLLVNYPTTIEKAVLLSTFANRTPYFDFIGTSWRRALLSGGYELMLDVMLPAVLGQDYFFSPLIPIQDIQNARLLNKISSDSLMKLMDATENSGDYREDLKSVTVQVKVIHGSQDILTTPQMGQNIVDALPNAIFKLLSKKGHTLNLEAIPELITEIESFLKV is encoded by the coding sequence ATGAAATTAAAACTCCCAGACGGTCTTTCTATTTATTATGAACATCATTTTATAGATGATAGTAAATACACACTTGTTTTTCTAAATGGTCTTTCTCAATCTACACTTTCTTGGTTTCCGATTGTGCAAGTTTTGAAAAATCAGTTTAATATCGTTTTGATAGACCAAATTTTTCAAGGACAGTCTGACCAAAAAGGTGAATACAGAAGTTTTGAACAGCATGCTGCTGATGTAAATCAAGTTTTAGAGAAAATAAATGCCAAACGAATTGTTCCTGTTGGAATTTCGTATGGTGGTGCTGTGGCGATGCGACTTTTGGTTAATTATCCTACAACTATTGAAAAAGCCGTTTTACTTTCTACCTTTGCAAACCGAACTCCTTATTTTGATTTTATAGGAACAAGTTGGAGACGTGCGCTTTTGTCGGGTGGTTATGAACTGATGCTTGATGTGATGTTGCCTGCTGTTTTGGGACAAGACTATTTCTTTAGTCCACTTATTCCAATTCAAGATATTCAGAATGCACGATTACTCAATAAAATTAGTTCAGATTCGTTGATGAAATTAATGGATGCTACTGAAAATAGTGGCGATTATAGAGAAGATTTAAAATCTGTAACCGTTCAAGTAAAAGTAATTCATGGTTCGCAAGATATTCTGACAACCCCTCAAATGGGACAAAATATTGTAGATGCGCTTCCAAATGCAATTTTTAAATTGTTATCTAAAAAAGGACATACACTTAATTTAGAAGCAATTCCAGAATTAATAACAGAAATTGAAAGTTTTTTGAAAGTATAA
- a CDS encoding glycosyltransferase N-terminal domain-containing protein produces the protein MKSWLYDASLWGYWQGIKIAAPFHQKANLFKEGRKNWKTELQAKFKKIKQPVAWFHCASLGEFEQGRPVIEAFKEEYPHYKILLTFFSPSGYEIRKNYDKADVIMYLPLDTQKNAEFFIETVKPRVVFFIKYEFWHHFIEETWKRKIPLFSVSTIFREDQHFFKGNNKAKQGKESDFSVKMLERFTHFFVQNEHSKKLLNSINISTVSITGDTRFDRVSHIVAQRKELPILENFIGQSKLLVVGSSWQEDIEVLAPAFQKFRESNKDITEDNTKVKLAIASHQIGESDLRQLEKAFDYLKIERYSKVNLNDKKSLQNLQQADLLLIDNIGLLSSIYSYGDVAYIGGAFGKGLHNILEAATFGMPIIFGNKNYQKFQEAIDLLAKKGAFSVSNEKELESLLKKLFKDYYFREQINEITREYVIQNTGATSQIIDFCRKILN, from the coding sequence ATGAAAAGTTGGCTTTATGATGCGTCTTTGTGGGGATATTGGCAGGGAATTAAAATAGCTGCTCCTTTCCACCAAAAAGCAAATTTGTTTAAAGAAGGACGGAAAAATTGGAAAACAGAACTGCAAGCAAAATTTAAAAAAATTAAGCAGCCTGTGGCGTGGTTTCATTGTGCTTCTTTGGGCGAGTTCGAACAAGGAAGACCTGTTATAGAAGCCTTCAAAGAAGAATATCCTCATTATAAAATTCTTCTTACTTTCTTTTCTCCAAGTGGTTACGAAATTCGTAAAAACTACGATAAAGCTGATGTAATTATGTATCTGCCATTAGATACACAAAAAAATGCTGAGTTTTTTATTGAAACAGTAAAACCAAGAGTTGTCTTTTTTATAAAGTATGAATTTTGGCATCATTTCATTGAAGAAACTTGGAAACGTAAAATTCCTCTTTTTTCAGTTTCAACAATTTTTAGAGAAGACCAACATTTTTTTAAAGGAAATAACAAAGCAAAACAAGGAAAAGAAAGTGATTTTTCTGTGAAAATGTTAGAGCGTTTCACCCATTTTTTTGTACAAAATGAGCATTCAAAAAAATTATTGAACAGTATAAATATTTCAACTGTAAGCATTACAGGCGATACTCGTTTTGATAGAGTATCTCATATTGTGGCTCAAAGAAAAGAATTACCAATTTTAGAAAATTTTATTGGACAAAGTAAATTGCTCGTTGTGGGAAGTTCGTGGCAAGAAGATATTGAAGTTCTTGCTCCTGCATTTCAAAAATTTAGAGAAAGTAATAAAGATATAACAGAAGACAACACTAAAGTAAAACTAGCTATTGCATCCCATCAGATTGGAGAATCAGACCTTCGACAATTAGAAAAAGCATTTGATTATCTTAAAATAGAACGTTACTCAAAAGTAAATTTGAACGACAAAAAAAGTCTCCAAAATTTACAACAAGCTGACTTACTGCTCATCGATAATATTGGTCTTTTATCTTCCATTTATAGTTATGGCGATGTGGCATATATTGGTGGCGCATTCGGAAAAGGTTTGCATAATATTTTAGAAGCTGCAACTTTTGGAATGCCTATTATTTTTGGAAATAAAAACTATCAGAAGTTTCAAGAAGCGATTGATTTATTAGCTAAAAAAGGAGCTTTTTCGGTTTCAAATGAAAAAGAATTGGAAAGTTTATTAAAAAAACTTTTTAAAGACTATTATTTTAGAGAACAGATTAACGAAATCACACGAGAATACGTAATTCAGAATACAGGTGCAACTTCACAAATTATAGATTTTTGTAGAAAAATATTGAATTAG
- a CDS encoding DUF4834 family protein, with the protein MLLKFLIISAVILYVLYAFSGKIMQFLAKILLRKVQKQAQKQYDTQNDIRPEGEIRIETPPTKNIHSNQEGKKYDFDNIGEYVQFEEVKSVNSN; encoded by the coding sequence ATGTTACTGAAATTCCTTATCATTTCGGCTGTTATTCTTTATGTATTGTATGCCTTTTCTGGTAAAATAATGCAGTTTTTGGCTAAAATCTTATTACGAAAAGTTCAGAAACAAGCCCAAAAGCAGTACGACACACAAAACGATATTCGTCCAGAAGGAGAAATTAGAATCGAAACTCCTCCAACAAAAAACATTCACTCCAATCAAGAAGGTAAAAAATATGACTTTGATAATATAGGAGAGTATGTGCAATTTGAAGAAGTGAAATCAGTAAACAGTAATTAA
- a CDS encoding PIN domain-containing protein: MKNLVKVLEDFLITDINTQEIIDKYAEIDAYSQGRLANTPTSFSSKNMGKNDLWIAATASVYDIELLTTDKDFDHLRNSYLPKLHYIDLAKYKP, from the coding sequence TTGAAAAACCTAGTGAAAGTATTGGAGGATTTCTTAATTACAGACATTAACACACAAGAAATTATAGACAAATATGCAGAGATAGATGCATATAGTCAAGGAAGGTTAGCCAACACTCCTACATCTTTTTCATCTAAAAACATGGGCAAAAATGATTTATGGATAGCAGCAACAGCTTCGGTTTATGATATTGAATTGCTTACAACTGATAAAGATTTCGATCATTTACGAAATAGCTATTTGCCAAAATTACACTATATAGATTTAGCAAAATATAAACCTTAG
- a CDS encoding DUF4419 domain-containing protein translates to MTKKASITFEVQKLKRATKPLKEISFEQISKQFSEETIIGSADGKEFVSFGTHSFLKGMQVAYAEHRPFVLSPDMIWLLICQGFSKHVEVNAEKLRHLFVDFEGKKELVIQNDNLLITDKTELKAEWEKSIDEMNGEVAKYVGEDLINDLTADFSTTSLTEKIVSQITVLNAFQPYFKYEFLTFVCGIPQITLEGTVEDWQKVIDKSKKLATYELDWWISELIPILEEIRETVKGGIINTEFWMNMFKQHTLEEYGNPRILDGWIIRFFPYYQDGYKKDLFEMGLNNIDYLPPQIVNVPFIHRIISPRHTEDRKREFLAGFFGLEQNATDFSLRPVIEWSIIPQREKLRKSSEKGGQWATYEYRNIDEFPLEILELSEIHHLKLYFNGYIKLPKELRNINIHEILLDGHVEDESEKDILYCIENIERGEINGVRFQPNYSVEPNKKTKKSFLSKLKNLFN, encoded by the coding sequence ATGACAAAAAAAGCCTCCATAACCTTCGAAGTGCAAAAACTAAAACGAGCTACAAAGCCATTAAAAGAAATTTCTTTTGAGCAGATTAGTAAGCAGTTTTCAGAAGAAACGATTATTGGTTCTGCTGATGGGAAAGAGTTTGTTAGTTTTGGAACGCACTCTTTTTTGAAGGGAATGCAGGTTGCCTATGCCGAGCATCGTCCTTTTGTTTTATCGCCTGATATGATTTGGTTATTGATTTGTCAAGGTTTTTCGAAGCACGTAGAAGTAAATGCTGAAAAACTACGTCATTTATTTGTAGATTTTGAAGGAAAAAAGGAATTAGTGATTCAGAATGATAATTTATTAATTACAGATAAGACAGAATTAAAAGCAGAATGGGAAAAGTCTATTGATGAAATGAATGGCGAAGTAGCCAAATACGTAGGAGAGGATTTGATAAATGACTTGACAGCAGATTTTAGCACGACTTCACTAACTGAAAAAATTGTAAGTCAGATAACCGTTTTGAATGCTTTTCAGCCTTATTTTAAATATGAGTTTTTAACTTTTGTATGTGGGATTCCTCAAATTACCTTAGAGGGAACAGTAGAAGACTGGCAAAAAGTAATAGATAAATCTAAAAAACTAGCTACCTATGAATTGGATTGGTGGATAAGTGAATTAATACCTATTCTTGAAGAAATAAGGGAAACTGTAAAAGGAGGAATCATAAATACAGAGTTTTGGATGAATATGTTCAAACAACATACACTTGAAGAATATGGTAATCCTAGAATATTAGATGGTTGGATTATACGATTTTTTCCTTATTATCAAGATGGATATAAAAAAGATTTATTCGAAATGGGCTTGAATAATATTGATTATTTACCTCCTCAAATTGTCAATGTTCCTTTTATTCATAGAATAATTTCCCCACGTCATACAGAAGATAGAAAACGAGAATTTCTGGCAGGTTTCTTTGGATTAGAACAGAATGCAACTGATTTTTCTTTACGTCCTGTAATAGAATGGAGTATTATTCCTCAAAGAGAAAAATTAAGAAAATCATCAGAAAAAGGTGGTCAATGGGCAACTTATGAATATAGAAACATTGATGAATTTCCTTTGGAGATATTAGAACTTTCAGAAATTCATCATTTAAAACTTTATTTTAATGGATATATAAAACTTCCTAAAGAATTACGAAATATAAATATTCATGAAATTTTATTAGACGGTCATGTAGAAGATGAAAGTGAAAAAGACATTTTATATTGTATAGAAAATATTGAACGAGGAGAAATAAATGGCGTTCGTTTTCAGCCTAATTATTCTGTAGAACCAAACAAAAAAACAAAAAAATCATTCTTATCTAAACTTAAAAACCTCTTTAATTAA
- a CDS encoding fatty acid desaturase: MNQKGTYIGITVITLWLLSLGFLLSGYEINWYNPLTYLFFLVQTHLYTGIFITAHDAMHHTVSKNTKVNNIIGTIATGLFAFNYYPRLLKKHHEHHRFVATDKDPDFHHGNFWIWYFNFAKNYITIIQIVLMAITYNVLKLIFPIENVIFYWMIPSVVATFQLFYFGTYLPHRHAPDNKHHSRSQKKNHIWAFISCYFFGYHYEHHDSPNTPWWRLYQKK; this comes from the coding sequence ATGAATCAAAAAGGAACATATATCGGAATTACAGTTATTACGCTTTGGCTTCTTAGTCTTGGCTTTTTGCTGAGTGGCTATGAAATAAACTGGTATAATCCTCTTACTTATCTGTTTTTTCTTGTTCAAACTCATCTTTATACAGGGATTTTCATTACAGCACACGATGCAATGCACCACACTGTTTCGAAAAACACAAAAGTAAATAATATCATCGGAACGATTGCAACAGGACTTTTTGCCTTCAATTATTACCCAAGGTTACTCAAAAAACACCACGAGCATCATCGTTTTGTAGCAACAGACAAAGACCCTGATTTTCATCACGGAAACTTTTGGATTTGGTATTTTAATTTTGCCAAAAACTACATTACCATTATTCAGATTGTTTTGATGGCGATTACGTATAATGTTTTGAAACTCATTTTTCCGATAGAAAATGTTATTTTTTATTGGATGATTCCTTCTGTTGTGGCTACGTTTCAGCTTTTTTATTTTGGGACATATTTACCTCACAGACACGCACCTGACAACAAACACCATTCAAGAAGTCAGAAAAAAAATCATATTTGGGCATTTATTTCGTGTTACTTTTTTGGTTATCACTACGAACATCATGACAGTCCGAATACGCCTTGGTGGAGATTGTATCAAAAGAAATAA
- a CDS encoding DNA topoisomerase IB, whose translation MPISSSSQQNHVPIMVVGNHVYPKNPPHLYSSSDTEQGYSRKKKGEKFVYLSTRGKPIKNKQKLERIEKLGIPPAWKQVWICRNKNGHLQAVGRDERNRKQSIYHPDWNEYRNKTKFLKLQEFGYALPSLRKAIKKDLRKRSWTKEKVVALAIELMQEGLLRIGSDRYLNSNKTYGLTTLRRKHIKIDEEARNKISLCYKAKSNKTRTVSLSNKSLIKKLKECAALSGQELFRYKDTDKKWYRINSHDVNEYLEKTMEHHFTAKTFRTWGGSVLTLELFEEAKKELELNPRKKLETVLVRKVAQKLGNTVSICRNYYIHPEVLSEVLTKSTEEIEQQTEVFLEEKGKEKTEFAKSFSSFLDEYSKYELQLLAILEKAAQKTYEELL comes from the coding sequence ATGCCTATTTCTTCTAGCTCTCAACAAAATCATGTTCCTATCATGGTGGTGGGAAATCATGTTTATCCTAAAAACCCTCCTCATTTATACTCTTCTTCTGATACAGAACAAGGCTATTCACGCAAAAAGAAAGGAGAAAAATTTGTTTATCTAAGTACAAGAGGAAAACCTATAAAAAATAAACAAAAATTAGAAAGAATAGAAAAATTAGGAATTCCTCCAGCATGGAAACAGGTTTGGATTTGTAGAAACAAGAATGGACATCTTCAAGCTGTTGGGAGAGACGAACGCAACAGAAAACAGTCTATTTACCATCCAGATTGGAATGAATATAGAAACAAAACAAAGTTTTTGAAGCTACAAGAATTTGGGTACGCACTTCCATCGCTGCGAAAAGCTATTAAAAAAGATCTTCGTAAAAGAAGTTGGACAAAAGAAAAAGTGGTGGCTTTGGCTATCGAACTTATGCAGGAAGGTTTGCTCAGAATTGGTAGCGACCGTTACCTCAATTCAAATAAAACATACGGACTGACAACTCTTCGCAGAAAACATATAAAGATTGATGAAGAAGCAAGAAATAAAATTTCACTTTGCTACAAAGCTAAAAGTAACAAAACAAGAACAGTAAGTCTTTCAAACAAATCGCTCATCAAAAAACTAAAAGAATGTGCTGCACTCTCAGGACAAGAACTTTTTAGATATAAAGACACAGATAAAAAATGGTATAGAATCAATTCTCATGATGTAAACGAATATTTAGAAAAAACCATGGAACATCATTTTACTGCCAAAACTTTCCGTACTTGGGGAGGAAGTGTTCTGACTTTAGAGCTTTTTGAAGAAGCAAAAAAGGAATTAGAACTCAATCCACGTAAAAAACTAGAAACTGTTTTGGTTAGAAAAGTGGCTCAGAAACTAGGAAATACGGTTTCGATTTGTAGAAATTATTATATTCATCCAGAAGTATTGAGTGAAGTTTTGACAAAATCTACTGAAGAAATAGAACAACAAACAGAAGTATTCTTGGAGGAAAAAGGAAAAGAAAAAACAGAGTTTGCAAAGTCTTTTTCTAGTTTTTTAGATGAATATTCTAAATATGAATTACAGCTTTTAGCTATTTTGGAAAAAGCAGCACAGAAGACATATGAGGAATTATTATAA